One part of the Desulfonema ishimotonii genome encodes these proteins:
- a CDS encoding AIR synthase-related protein — protein MPHRLEITLKSDLPDPEGLGICRKAFAYFGTEIKSVRTVQVITIDAALSAEQLERVRTEIFTNPVTQISSFDPLPIPFDQTLWVGYRPGVRDNPGATAVEAVEDVLGITFGPDEAIYTSKRYCLKGADLTDESAGTIARELLANDIIQQWKGFSKASWDEEKGIGIIIPKVILDHTPTVTAVAIDSDETLKRISDERNLALNPNDIPVIRAYFLDSTVREQREAVGLSGPTDIELEYISQGRSDHCNHNTFQGLFRYQEGPDAPVEMVDNLFKSCIQAPTLDLKEKKPWVISVLWDNAGAGRFDDDHYYVITGETHNSPSNMEAYGGAITGIVGVYRDPLGTGKGSRLVMGSYGFCVGNREYDGPLKPRLHPRRLLDGVIEGVRDGGNKSGIPTPFGQVLFHDGYMGKSLVFVTALGIMPATVAGTPADQKKTSPGDLVIMCGGRVGKDGIHGVTASSEVFSEHTPAGHVQIGDPYTQKKMHDFLLEARDGGLIEFITDNGGGGLSSSVGESARFSNGCVIELEKVPLKYEGLDQWEIWVSESQERMTVAVRPENLDRFMALSARHAVESTVIGEYTDSGKLHITYNGKTCACVDMDLLTAGFPQWEFDAQWKTPEDRGLREPVLRPPRDYGTLLCDLLARPNICSKEWITRQYDHEVQGSSVIKPLVGEARDVNSDAAVIRPVLTSEKGLAFAQSLLPHYSAIDAWHMTTCTVDEAVRRLIAVGGRPDHIGGVDNFCWPNIQYDPVSNPDGKFKAAQLVRACRALKEMCLAYGIPLLSGKDSMYVDGHLAGSYGETHKVSALETLQFSTVGVIEDVKKCVTMDAKVPGDLVYVLGTTRNELGASEYYEHLGYVGVNVPQVDTARFMPLYEALQTAIAGEKIASAHSICRGGLGVHLAMVAMAGNRGMALDLGAVPADGADREDTRLFSESAGRFIVTVAPDEKEAFEAIFRGMACACIGKVTAEKVLTVNGINGETLLRVPVDRLKAAWKKPFGDLI, from the coding sequence ATGCCACACAGACTTGAGATTACGTTGAAATCCGATCTCCCGGACCCTGAGGGCCTGGGGATCTGCCGGAAAGCCTTCGCGTATTTCGGAACAGAGATCAAGAGCGTCCGTACCGTTCAGGTGATCACCATTGATGCGGCCTTATCTGCCGAACAACTGGAACGGGTCCGGACGGAAATTTTTACCAACCCCGTCACCCAGATATCCTCCTTTGATCCGCTGCCGATCCCCTTTGACCAGACGCTGTGGGTCGGATACCGGCCCGGTGTCCGGGACAATCCGGGGGCAACCGCCGTGGAAGCCGTTGAAGACGTGCTGGGGATCACCTTCGGTCCGGATGAGGCCATTTACACCTCAAAGCGCTACTGCCTGAAAGGCGCGGATCTGACCGATGAGAGTGCCGGGACCATCGCCCGCGAGCTTCTGGCCAACGACATCATTCAGCAGTGGAAAGGCTTTTCAAAGGCGTCCTGGGATGAAGAAAAGGGGATCGGCATCATCATTCCCAAGGTCATCCTGGATCACACGCCGACGGTGACAGCGGTGGCCATTGACAGCGACGAGACCCTGAAGCGGATCAGCGACGAGCGGAATCTGGCCCTGAATCCCAATGATATTCCCGTGATCCGGGCCTATTTTCTGGACAGCACGGTCCGGGAGCAGCGCGAGGCCGTGGGGCTTTCTGGGCCGACGGACATTGAGCTGGAGTATATTTCCCAGGGCCGGAGCGACCATTGCAACCACAACACCTTTCAGGGGCTGTTCCGGTATCAGGAAGGCCCGGACGCCCCGGTCGAGATGGTGGACAACCTCTTTAAAAGCTGCATCCAGGCCCCGACCCTTGATCTGAAGGAAAAGAAGCCGTGGGTCATCTCGGTGCTGTGGGATAACGCCGGGGCCGGGCGTTTTGACGACGATCACTATTATGTCATCACCGGAGAGACCCACAACTCCCCGTCCAATATGGAGGCCTACGGCGGTGCCATTACCGGCATTGTGGGCGTGTACCGCGATCCCCTCGGTACTGGAAAAGGCTCCCGGCTGGTCATGGGCAGCTACGGGTTCTGCGTGGGGAACCGGGAGTATGACGGTCCCCTGAAGCCCCGGCTCCATCCCCGGAGACTTCTGGACGGCGTCATTGAGGGGGTCCGGGACGGGGGCAACAAGAGCGGCATTCCCACGCCCTTCGGACAGGTGCTGTTCCACGACGGCTACATGGGCAAGAGCCTGGTCTTTGTGACCGCACTGGGGATTATGCCCGCAACCGTGGCGGGAACGCCTGCCGATCAAAAGAAAACATCGCCCGGCGATCTGGTGATCATGTGCGGGGGGCGGGTCGGAAAGGACGGCATTCACGGTGTGACCGCCTCCTCGGAGGTCTTTTCCGAACACACCCCGGCCGGCCATGTGCAGATCGGCGACCCGTATACCCAGAAGAAAATGCACGATTTCCTCCTGGAGGCCCGTGACGGAGGGCTGATCGAATTCATCACCGATAACGGCGGCGGCGGCCTTTCCTCCTCGGTGGGGGAGTCGGCCCGGTTCAGCAACGGCTGTGTGATTGAGCTGGAAAAGGTGCCGCTGAAATACGAGGGGCTGGACCAGTGGGAAATCTGGGTGTCAGAGTCCCAGGAGCGGATGACCGTGGCCGTCCGGCCGGAAAATCTGGACCGGTTCATGGCACTTTCTGCCAGACACGCTGTGGAGAGTACGGTGATCGGTGAGTACACCGACTCCGGGAAGCTGCACATCACGTATAACGGCAAGACCTGCGCCTGTGTGGACATGGATCTGCTGACGGCGGGATTTCCCCAGTGGGAGTTTGACGCGCAGTGGAAGACGCCGGAGGACCGAGGCCTGCGTGAGCCGGTTCTCAGACCGCCCCGGGATTACGGAACCCTGCTGTGTGACCTGCTGGCCCGGCCCAATATCTGCTCCAAGGAGTGGATTACCCGGCAATATGACCACGAGGTCCAGGGGAGCAGCGTGATCAAGCCGCTGGTGGGAGAGGCGCGCGATGTCAACAGCGATGCCGCCGTGATCCGGCCCGTGCTGACGTCTGAAAAGGGTCTGGCCTTTGCCCAGAGCCTGCTGCCCCACTATTCGGCCATTGACGCCTGGCACATGACCACCTGCACTGTTGACGAGGCGGTCCGCAGGCTGATCGCGGTGGGCGGACGGCCCGATCACATCGGCGGGGTGGACAATTTCTGCTGGCCCAATATCCAGTATGATCCGGTAAGCAACCCGGACGGAAAGTTTAAGGCTGCCCAGCTGGTGCGCGCCTGCCGGGCGCTGAAAGAGATGTGCCTGGCCTACGGCATCCCGCTGCTGTCGGGCAAGGACAGCATGTATGTGGACGGACACCTGGCCGGTTCCTATGGCGAAACCCACAAGGTGTCCGCCCTTGAAACCCTCCAGTTTTCCACGGTCGGCGTTATTGAAGATGTGAAAAAATGTGTGACAATGGACGCCAAAGTGCCCGGCGATCTGGTCTATGTGCTGGGGACAACCCGCAATGAGCTGGGGGCGTCCGAATATTACGAACATCTGGGCTATGTGGGGGTGAACGTCCCGCAGGTGGACACGGCACGGTTTATGCCGCTTTATGAAGCGTTGCAGACCGCCATCGCAGGGGAAAAAATCGCTTCGGCACACAGCATCTGCCGGGGCGGGCTTGGCGTTCATCTGGCAATGGTGGCCATGGCCGGCAACCGGGGGATGGCGCTCGATCTGGGCGCGGTGCCCGCAGACGGCGCAGACCGGGAGGATACCCGCCTGTTTTCCGAGTCTGCCGGGCGTTTCATTGTCACCGTTGCCCCGGATGAAAAAGAGGCGTTTGAGGCGATATTCAGGGGCATGGCCTGCGCCTGTATCGGAAAAGTGACGGCAGAAAAGGTGCTGACCGTTAACGGTATCAACGGGGAGACACTTCTGCGTGTTCCTGTGGACAGACTGAAGGCAGCCTGGAAAAAGCCTTTCGGAGATTTAATATGA
- the purQ gene encoding phosphoribosylformylglycinamidine synthase I yields MSSDVRVLVLTGYGLNCDCETAHAFELAGAESHRVHINSLIDGSVHPDDFQIMVFGGGFSWGDDHGAGVIQAVRMRTNIGDQLLSFVNRGNLVLGICNGFQTLVNLGLLPGIDGDYTTRSVALTHNDCGNFRDDWVSLKTNADSPCVFTKGIDRISLPIRHGEGKFYTDAATLARLVEKNQVVFRYALPDGAVADGKFPFNPNGSMEDVAGICDTTGRIFGLMPHPEADHHVTNQPDWTRKKEREKRGDRDENSDPKGIKLFENAVNHIRSNPA; encoded by the coding sequence ATGAGCAGCGATGTACGTGTGCTGGTTCTGACCGGCTACGGTTTAAACTGTGACTGTGAAACCGCCCATGCCTTTGAGCTTGCCGGGGCCGAATCGCACCGGGTCCATATCAATTCACTGATTGACGGCTCGGTTCATCCGGATGATTTTCAGATCATGGTTTTTGGCGGCGGGTTCAGCTGGGGGGACGATCACGGGGCCGGGGTGATTCAGGCGGTCCGCATGAGAACGAATATCGGTGACCAGCTTCTCTCCTTTGTGAACAGGGGTAATCTGGTGCTGGGCATCTGTAACGGGTTCCAGACCCTGGTCAATCTGGGCCTTCTGCCGGGGATCGACGGGGATTATACCACGCGGTCCGTGGCGCTGACCCATAACGACTGCGGGAATTTCAGGGATGACTGGGTTTCTTTAAAGACCAATGCCGATTCCCCCTGTGTGTTTACAAAAGGCATTGACCGGATATCGCTGCCCATCCGCCACGGCGAGGGCAAGTTCTACACGGACGCGGCCACCCTGGCGCGGCTGGTTGAAAAGAACCAGGTGGTCTTCCGGTATGCCCTGCCCGATGGTGCGGTCGCGGACGGGAAATTCCCTTTTAACCCGAATGGTTCCATGGAGGATGTTGCGGGCATCTGTGATACCACAGGCCGTATTTTCGGGCTGATGCCCCATCCGGAGGCGGACCACCATGTTACCAATCAGCCGGACTGGACCCGGAAAAAAGAACGGGAAAAACGCGGGGATCGGGATGAGAATTCCGATCCGAAGGGCATAAAACTGTTTGAAAATGCTGTGAATCATATCCGATCCAATCCCGCATAG
- a CDS encoding pilus assembly FimT family protein → MRCSKGFTFIEVVVVLAIVTILSTLVLPDFLGLTKRARLKRTGRDMYSNLQKARVSAIKTGRSFRVEFFQPNGTSYTIRDSGPDGDFDNDDDVTEVIDMTVSAYKGIAFGSGHGLIPSSESTTATDGSSFSGEQALFKADGSAKGGTVYFKIDDRDDTVAISVVAATGRVKIWKNFGGGWGK, encoded by the coding sequence ATGCGCTGTTCAAAAGGGTTTACGTTCATCGAAGTGGTTGTCGTGCTGGCAATTGTTACGATTTTATCAACATTGGTTTTGCCGGATTTTCTGGGGCTGACAAAGCGTGCCCGACTGAAGCGGACGGGGCGCGATATGTATTCCAACCTGCAGAAGGCACGGGTTTCGGCCATCAAAACCGGGCGTTCGTTCCGGGTTGAATTTTTTCAGCCGAACGGAACATCCTACACCATCCGTGATTCGGGGCCGGACGGGGATTTTGATAATGACGATGATGTGACAGAGGTCATCGACATGACGGTCTCCGCTTATAAGGGGATTGCTTTCGGTTCGGGGCATGGGCTGATACCCAGTTCAGAGAGTACCACAGCTACGGATGGGAGCAGTTTCAGCGGGGAGCAGGCGTTATTTAAGGCAGATGGTTCCGCCAAAGGCGGGACCGTATATTTTAAAATAGATGACAGAGATGATACGGTTGCCATAAGCGTTGTGGCTGCAACCGGCAGGGTGAAGATCTGGAAAAATTTCGGAGGTGGCTGGGGGAAATGA
- a CDS encoding prepilin-type N-terminal cleavage/methylation domain-containing protein, which produces MMKKCPVILKSEKGFTLLELLIATVILAVGLLGVAALQMVAIQGNAHGHDIALASNAISNQIEALKNGSPDNVVSGEAFVVFVGKQAYGVDEAPTDGSFSMKRVTTVAEGPVAGTNDVTVEVSWTDDNGIERKVSSQTLISGS; this is translated from the coding sequence ATGATGAAAAAATGTCCGGTGATTTTAAAAAGTGAAAAGGGGTTTACGCTGCTGGAGCTGCTGATTGCCACTGTGATTCTGGCGGTCGGCCTGCTGGGGGTTGCGGCGCTTCAGATGGTCGCAATTCAGGGCAATGCCCACGGGCACGACATCGCACTGGCGAGCAATGCGATTTCAAATCAGATTGAAGCGCTGAAAAACGGTTCCCCTGACAATGTCGTCTCAGGCGAGGCGTTTGTCGTATTTGTCGGAAAGCAGGCCTACGGCGTAGATGAAGCGCCGACAGACGGCTCTTTTTCTATGAAGCGTGTGACAACAGTGGCAGAAGGCCCTGTGGCAGGGACAAATGACGTGACGGTGGAAGTGTCCTGGACTGATGACAACGGTATTGAGCGGAAAGTTTCGTCCCAGACGCTGATTTCGGGGAGTTGA
- a CDS encoding PilW family protein: MKELFLKKMKRDNSGFTLLELMIVTGIFMLVLIPVLGVFSSSYESYVVQDDISGTQENVRAGMLFMKRDVRMAGSGIKDLITLDGRLYGVEFENGVGDTGSDRLTIVYHNPDSSPCDDGNVPSGTWVCSDLPTVTLKDKMPETATAADVNEELKGSGWDEDCYCGGTLYTKPKFGYRVIITSPKGDMSNLLIVTGVLPLPDKLLNGPFDGFENKVLNTYPNKSTIRFFNEEQVLAVTYYLGGDNNDTLMRNSRSYNDDVGNPQPLAENIEDLQFALYGDFDGDNTVDLETPCDTNGDCINDESLTSLDGDTSDDGLIDSVRVVRISILGRTGTPHRELSPTARPGIEDHTAGSVDYYRRRLLQAEVKVRNLGL; this comes from the coding sequence ATGAAAGAACTTTTTTTAAAGAAAATGAAGAGGGATAACTCCGGTTTCACATTGCTCGAACTGATGATTGTAACCGGAATTTTTATGCTGGTACTGATCCCTGTTCTCGGTGTTTTCTCAAGCAGCTATGAGTCATACGTCGTACAGGATGATATCTCCGGGACTCAGGAAAACGTGCGGGCCGGGATGTTGTTTATGAAGCGGGATGTGCGCATGGCCGGTTCAGGTATAAAAGATCTTATAACATTAGACGGGCGACTTTATGGCGTTGAGTTTGAAAATGGTGTCGGGGACACCGGTTCGGACAGATTAACTATTGTCTACCATAATCCTGATAGTTCGCCTTGTGATGATGGCAACGTGCCATCGGGTACCTGGGTGTGTAGTGATTTGCCAACCGTTACGCTTAAAGATAAGATGCCTGAAACGGCCACAGCTGCCGATGTTAATGAGGAATTGAAAGGTTCCGGGTGGGATGAGGATTGTTATTGCGGGGGAACGCTCTATACCAAACCTAAATTTGGATACAGGGTGATTATCACTTCGCCAAAGGGAGACATGTCAAATCTTCTGATCGTCACTGGTGTATTGCCGCTGCCTGATAAATTGCTGAATGGTCCCTTTGATGGTTTTGAGAATAAAGTTCTCAATACTTATCCCAACAAAAGCACTATCAGATTCTTCAATGAGGAGCAGGTCTTAGCTGTGACCTACTATCTTGGCGGAGATAATAACGATACTCTGATGCGAAATTCCAGAAGTTATAATGACGATGTTGGCAATCCTCAACCGCTGGCGGAGAATATCGAAGATCTTCAGTTTGCGCTGTACGGAGATTTTGACGGAGATAACACTGTTGATTTGGAAACCCCGTGTGATACGAATGGCGATTGTATTAACGACGAAAGCCTGACATCGCTGGACGGAGATACGTCAGATGATGGCCTGATAGATTCGGTCCGCGTGGTTCGCATCAGCATTCTGGGGCGGACAGGAACGCCGCACCGGGAACTTTCACCCACAGCCCGTCCGGGCATAGAAGATCATACTGCGGGCAGTGTCGATTATTATCGCCGCAGGCTGTTGCAGGCAGAGGTCAAAGTCCGTAATCTGGGATTGTAA
- a CDS encoding pilus assembly PilX family protein: protein MKFQFLYFRQVAADQRGMALIVSMLLLVILTVIGVASISTSNFDILISDAHKRQQAAFYAAEAGLTHGKATLAGRIQSGGTTPTWNDDILDGATDTDVDGAATLLEDQALGTRYTYTVVVYDNVDGGDPDNPAADDQDGTIILRSTSQPRNRMGGSATVEVALRGYYTFDTTFEGSQEGAGPNKDYFGDDAGAVDLFDDDGALNTQLGGS, encoded by the coding sequence ATGAAATTTCAATTTTTATATTTCAGACAGGTCGCGGCCGATCAGCGGGGGATGGCGCTGATTGTTTCCATGCTTCTGCTGGTTATCCTGACCGTCATCGGCGTTGCTTCCATCAGCACCTCCAATTTTGATATTCTGATCTCTGACGCCCACAAACGTCAGCAGGCGGCATTTTACGCTGCGGAAGCCGGGCTGACCCACGGAAAAGCAACGCTTGCCGGAAGAATACAAAGTGGCGGAACCACGCCGACATGGAATGATGATATTCTGGACGGGGCGACGGATACAGATGTGGATGGGGCGGCAACATTGCTCGAAGATCAGGCGCTTGGAACAAGGTATACCTACACCGTCGTCGTGTATGATAATGTAGATGGTGGTGATCCCGATAATCCTGCGGCAGATGACCAGGACGGCACGATCATCCTTCGCTCAACCTCACAGCCCCGGAATCGCATGGGCGGCAGCGCAACTGTCGAAGTCGCGCTGCGGGGATATTATACCTTTGATACAACCTTTGAGGGGTCTCAGGAAGGCGCTGGGCCGAACAAGGATTATTTCGGCGATGACGCAGGCGCTGTTGACCTGTTTGATGATGATGGTGCTTTGAACACCCAGCTTGGCGGCAGCTGA